The following proteins are encoded in a genomic region of Syngnathus acus chromosome 22, fSynAcu1.2, whole genome shotgun sequence:
- the LOC119116040 gene encoding papilin-like isoform X27 yields the protein MMLPLLLLQLVLAPALLVSAEDYWEGWGAYGPCSRTCGGGVMVRSRRCITHRNDGGYNCVGPDKSYLACNTQECPAGTKDYREEQCAQFDGADFKGSRYSWVPYYGAENPCELNCVPKGENFVYRHSATVKDGTPCHPGRLDICVEGVCRRIGCDNILDSNMQEDPCLQCGGQGQTCSLVRNTFNTQRLAPGYNQMFTIPAGATSISIREKHPSRNYLAVRNLQGDYYLNGHWSLEFTSAAQIAGTKLYYQRGVEGDNLPESIIGRGPTTEPLVVELISQEPNQGVEYEYYLPVGHPTEGYAWSFGSWSACSKECGIGYQSRAVYCSIDNEAVPDHLCPYYARPESNRTCNPQACPVTYAWRTSEWTDCNVACGGGFQYRGVDCLYNDESGPRVVEDAYCAQYTQAPTDQQKCNMQRCTDHPGSAIISYIPSENAVQCRTTTYGCCYDRTTPAAGPNGEGCRDPPAPFERSICSLPKAAGSCSSWTARYFFDVLSGKCTEFWYGGCHGNSNHFATQEECHRVCHEPNGNGNGNGNGNGNGNGNGNGNGDGDGNGNGHANGNGNGNGRTNGNGNGHTNGNGNGNGYTNGNGNGRSNGNGNGNGRTNGNGNGNGHTNGNGNGNGYSNGNGNGNGHPNGNGNGNGYSNGNGNGNGRTNGNGNGNGRPNGNGNGNGRPNGNGNGNGYSNGNGNGNGHPNGNGNGHPNGNGNGYSNGNGNGNGHPNGNGNGNGNGHPNGNGNGNGNGHPNGNGNGNGNGHPNGNGNGNGNGHPNGNGNGNGYSNGNGNGNGRTNGNGNGNGRTNGNGNGRPNGNGHTNGNGNGRSNGNGNGNGRNGNGHSNGNGNGNGNGNGNGYPNGNGNGRSNGYGQRANGNGNGNGNGEDYNGNGHDNGNGNGRSNGHTQRVASSVAHTAHKARFVLKARRPHFITVKKHLIPAASLTLPAQVKIDQSDPSAVEALAGQTVVLPCRVSPPPSSTVALQWSKDGAALTSRRHQQQPNGSLLLGPVSKSDEGWFLCVATKEQERDHRYVYLTVSEGASRPQPTSLPTDELSPGFTLERSAASLLEMRAGQAARLPCTVVPATSLRYVSIQWSRDGRTLSDSRFVQQLDGTLLIESLRTEDAGVYTCSASTQHQLEQRRVHLRVQAALRITKAPDNIQVPEGSTALLPCVASGVDVSIGWSRNGVPVRPDGRKVQVSADGSLILNNVQASDEGTYTCNAYAGIYSASASADVRLLKNVQTGGVMTSPSGTPCLDQPELANCELVVYAQLCANQYYAAFCCASCARQARSGDRLAR from the exons ATGATGCTGCCTCTGTTGCTCCTCCAGCTGGTCCTGGCTCCAGCCCTTTTG GTGTCCGCTGAGGACTACTGGGAGGGGTGGGGTGCATACGGACCATGCAGTCGGACCTGCGGCGGTGGTGTGATGGTCAGAAGCAGACGCTGTATCACCCACAG AAACGACGGAGGCTACAACTGTGTTGGACCTGACAAGTCTTACCTGGCCTGTAACACTCAG GAGTGTCCCGCGGGAACTAAGGATTACCGTGAGGAGCAGTGCGCCCAGTTCGATGGGGCTGACTTCAAGGGGTCACGTTACAGCTGGGTGCCTTATTACGGAG CCGAGAACCCCTGCGAGCTGAACTGCGTGCCAAAGGGAGAGAACTTTGTCTACCGCCACAGTGCCACCGTTAAGGACGGAACACCTTGCCATCCCGGACGCCTTGACATTTGTGTGGAGGGAGTCTGCAGG CGCATAGGCTGCGACAACATACTGGACTCCAACATGCAGGAGGACCCCTGCCTGCAGTGCGGAGGCCAAGGACAGACCTGCTCACTGGTCAGGAACACCTTCAACACGCAGCGTCTTGCTCCCG GTTACAACCAGATGTTCACCATCCCCGCTGGAGCCACCTCCATCAGCATTAGAGAGAAACACCCTTCACGCAATTACCTCG CTGTCAGGAACCTGCAAGGAGATTACTACCTGAACGGTCACTGGTCCCTGGAGTTCACCAGTGCTGCCCAAATTGCCGGCACCAAGCTGTACTACCAACGAGGCGTAGAGGGCGACAACCTTCCCGAGTCCATCATCGGCCGCGGACCCACCACCGAGCCCCTCGTCGTGGAG CTGATCAGCCAGGAGCCCAACCAGGGTGTGGAGTACGAGTACTACCTTCCCGTGGGACACCCCACAGAGGGATACGCCTGGAGCTTCGGATCTTGGTCCGCCTGCAGCAAAGAGTGCGGAATTG GCTATCAGTCCAGAGCCGTCTACTGCTCCATCGACAACGAGGCCGTGCCCGACCACCTGTGCCCGTACTATGCCCGACCCGAGAGCAACAGAACCTGCAACCCTCAGGCCTGCCCTGTCACCTACGC CTGGAGAACCAGCGAGTGGACCGACTGCAACGTGGCATGCGGAGGCGGATTCCAGTATCGCGGCGTGGACTGTCTCTACAATGACGAGTCGGGACCCCGCGTGGTCGAGGACGCCTACTGCGCTCAGTACACTCAGGCACCCACTGACCAGCAGAAATGCAACATGCAGCGCTGCACCGACCACCCCGGAAGTGCG ATCATTTCCTACATCCCCTCTGAGAACGCCGTTCAGTGCCGCACCACCACCTACGGGTGCTGCTACGACCGCACCACCCCTGCTGCCGGGCCCAATGGAGAGGGCTGCCGTGACCCACCCGCACCTT TCGAGCGCTCCATCTGCTCACTGCCTAAGGCCGCTGGATCCTGCTCCAGCTGGACGGCGCGCTACTTCTTTGATGTTCTAAGCGGCAAGTGTACCGAGTTCTGGTACGGAGGCTGCCACGGCAACAGCAATCACTTTGCAACACAGGAGGAGTGCCACAGGGTCTGCCACGAGCCTAATGGCAATGGAAACGGCAATGGAAACGGAAATGGAAACGGAAACGGAAACGGAAATGGAAATGGTGACGGTGACGGTAACGGTAACGGCCACGCCAATGGAAATGGCAATGGTAATGGCCGCACCAATGGAAATGGCAACGGCCACACCAACGGAAACGGAAATGGTAACGGTTACACAAACGGAAACGGTAACGGCCGCTCAAATGGAAATGGCAACGGTAATGGCCGCACCAACGGAAACGGTAACGGCAACGGCCACACCAACGGAAATGGCAATGGTAACGGTTACTCAAACGGCAATGGAAATGGTAACGGCCACCCCAACGGCAAT GGCAATGGTAATGGTTACTCAAACGGCAATGGAAACGGTAACGGCCGCACCAACGGCAATGGAAACGGTAACGGACGCCCCAACGGCAATGGAAACGGTAACGGCCGCCCCAACGGCAATGGCAATGGTAACGGTTACTCAAACGGCAATGGAAACGGTAACGGCCACCCCAATGGAAACGGTAACGGCCACCCCAACGGCAATGGTAACGGTTACTCAAACGGCAATGGAAACGGTAACGGCCACCCCAACGGCAATGGCAATGGAAACGGTAACGGCCACCCCAACGGCAATGGCAATGGAAACGGTAACGGCCACCCCAACGGCAATGGCAATGGAAACGGTAACGGCCACCCCAACGGCAATGGCAATGGAAACGGTAACGGCCACCCCAACGGCAACGGCAATGGTAATGGTTACTCAAACGGCAATGGAAACGGTAACGGCCGCACCAACGGCAATGGAAATGGTAACGGCCGCACCAACGGTAATGGTAACGGTCGCCCCAACGGTAACGGGCACACCAACGGAAATGGCAACGGTCGCTCCAACGGAAATGGAAACGGTAACGGCCGCAACGGTAATGGTCACTCCAACGGTAATGGAAACGGAAATGGAAACGGTAATGGAAATGGTTACCCAAACGGTAACGGAAATGGCCGCTCCAACGGATATGGACAGCGCGCCAACGGAAATGGCAACGGCAACGGAAATGGCGAGGACTACAACGGAAACGGCCACGACAACGGAAACGGCAATGGCCGCTCCAATGGTCACACCCAGAGGGTAGCATCCAGCGTGGCCCACACTGCCCACAAGGCCCGCTTTGTCTTGAAAGCCCGCAGGCCTCACTTTATCACCGTGAAAAAGCACCTTATCCCCGCAGCCAG TTTGACTTTGCCAGCCCAGGTCAAGATTGACCAGTCGGACCCGTCCGCCGTAGAGGCCCTGGCGGGCCAGACGGTGGTGCTGCCCTGCAGAGTCAGCCCACCGCCCAGTTCCACCGTGGCGCTCCAGTGGAGCAAGGACGGAGCCGCATTGACATCACGCAG ACATCAACAGCAGCCCAACGGTTCGCTGCTGCTCGGCCCTGTCAGCAAGTCGGACGAAGGCTGGTTCTTGTGTGTGGCCACCAAGGAGCAGGAAAGAGACCACCGCTACGTTTACCTGACTGTCTCAG AGGGAGCGTCCCGGCCGCAGCCCACCTCCTTGCCGACGGACGAGCTTTCGCCAGG GTTCACCCTGGAGCGCTCGGCCGCATCCTTGCTGGAGATGCGAGCGGGACAGGCGGCCCGACTGCCGTGCACCGTCGTACCCGCAACCTCACTCAGATACGTCAGCATACAATGGAGCCGAGACGGACGCACACTCAGCGACTCCAG GTTTGTCCAGCAGTTAGATGGCACACTGCTCATTGAGTCACTTCGGACTGAGGACGCCGGTGTGTACACTTGCTCCGCCTCCACGCAGCATCAGCTGGAGCAGAGACGCGTACATCTCAGAGTTCAAG CTGCCTTGCGGATCACCAAAGCTCCCGACAACATCCAAGTACCTGAAGGCAGCACGGCACTGCTACCCTGCGTGGCGTCGGGAGTCGACGTAAGCATCGGCTGGTCCAG GAACGGCGTCCCAGTGCGTCCGGACGGACGTAAGGTCCAGGTGTCTGCCGACGGGAGCCTGATCCTCAACAATGTGCAGGCATCCGACGAGGGCACCTACACGTGCAACGCCTACGCCGGCATCTACTCGGCCAGCGCCTCGGCTGACGTGCGCCTCctcaaaaatgtgcaaacag GCGGGGTTATGACATCACCATCGGGGACGCCGTGCTTGGACCAGCCTGAATTGGCCAACTGCGAGCTGGTGGTCTACGCCCAGCTGTGCGCCAACCAGTACTACGCTGCCTTCTGTTGTGCCAGCTGTGCCCGCCAAGCACGCAGCGGTGACAGGTTAGCTCGGTGA
- the LOC119116040 gene encoding papilin-like isoform X22 — MMLPLLLLQLVLAPALLVSAEDYWEGWGAYGPCSRTCGGGVMVRSRRCITHRNDGGYNCVGPDKSYLACNTQECPAGTKDYREEQCAQFDGADFKGSRYSWVPYYGAENPCELNCVPKGENFVYRHSATVKDGTPCHPGRLDICVEGVCRRIGCDNILDSNMQEDPCLQCGGQGQTCSLVRNTFNTQRLAPGYNQMFTIPAGATSISIREKHPSRNYLAVRNLQGDYYLNGHWSLEFTSAAQIAGTKLYYQRGVEGDNLPESIIGRGPTTEPLVVELISQEPNQGVEYEYYLPVGHPTEGYAWSFGSWSACSKECGIGYQSRAVYCSIDNEAVPDHLCPYYARPESNRTCNPQACPVTYAWRTSEWTDCNVACGGGFQYRGVDCLYNDESGPRVVEDAYCAQYTQAPTDQQKCNMQRCTDHPGSAIISYIPSENAVQCRTTTYGCCYDRTTPAAGPNGEGCRDPPAPFERSICSLPKAAGSCSSWTARYFFDVLSGKCTEFWYGGCHGNSNHFATQEECHRVCHEPNGNGNGNGNGNGNGNGNGNGNGDGDGNGNGHANGNGNGNGRTNGNGNGHTNGNGNGNGYTNGNGNGRSNGNGNGNGRTNGNGNGNGHTNGNGNGNGYSNGNGNGNGHPNGNGNGNGHPNGNGNGNGNGNGHPNGNGNGNGHPNGNGNGNGNGHPNGNGNGNGHPNGNGNDNGHPNGNGNGNGHPNGNGNGNGNGHPNGNGNGNGYSNGNGNGNGRTNGNGNGNGRPNGNGNGNGRPNGNGNGNGYSNGNGNGNGHPNGNGNGHPNGNGNGYSNGNGNGNGHPNGNGNGNGNGHPNGNGNGHTNGNGNGRSNGNGNGNGRNGNGHSNGNGNGNGNGNGNGYPNGNGNGRSNGYGQRANGNGNGNGNGEDYNGNGHDNGNGNGRSNGHTQRVASSVAHTAHKARFVLKARRPHFITVKKHLIPAASLTLPAQVKIDQSDPSAVEALAGQTVVLPCRVSPPPSSTVALQWSKDGAALTSRRHQQQPNGSLLLGPVSKSDEGWFLCVATKEQERDHRYVYLTVSEGASRPQPTSLPTDELSPGFTLERSAASLLEMRAGQAARLPCTVVPATSLRYVSIQWSRDGRTLSDSRFVQQLDGTLLIESLRTEDAGVYTCSASTQHQLEQRRVHLRVQAALRITKAPDNIQVPEGSTALLPCVASGVDVSIGWSRNGVPVRPDGRKVQVSADGSLILNNVQASDEGTYTCNAYAGIYSASASADVRLLKNVQTGGVMTSPSGTPCLDQPELANCELVVYAQLCANQYYAAFCCASCARQARSGDRLAR; from the exons ATGATGCTGCCTCTGTTGCTCCTCCAGCTGGTCCTGGCTCCAGCCCTTTTG GTGTCCGCTGAGGACTACTGGGAGGGGTGGGGTGCATACGGACCATGCAGTCGGACCTGCGGCGGTGGTGTGATGGTCAGAAGCAGACGCTGTATCACCCACAG AAACGACGGAGGCTACAACTGTGTTGGACCTGACAAGTCTTACCTGGCCTGTAACACTCAG GAGTGTCCCGCGGGAACTAAGGATTACCGTGAGGAGCAGTGCGCCCAGTTCGATGGGGCTGACTTCAAGGGGTCACGTTACAGCTGGGTGCCTTATTACGGAG CCGAGAACCCCTGCGAGCTGAACTGCGTGCCAAAGGGAGAGAACTTTGTCTACCGCCACAGTGCCACCGTTAAGGACGGAACACCTTGCCATCCCGGACGCCTTGACATTTGTGTGGAGGGAGTCTGCAGG CGCATAGGCTGCGACAACATACTGGACTCCAACATGCAGGAGGACCCCTGCCTGCAGTGCGGAGGCCAAGGACAGACCTGCTCACTGGTCAGGAACACCTTCAACACGCAGCGTCTTGCTCCCG GTTACAACCAGATGTTCACCATCCCCGCTGGAGCCACCTCCATCAGCATTAGAGAGAAACACCCTTCACGCAATTACCTCG CTGTCAGGAACCTGCAAGGAGATTACTACCTGAACGGTCACTGGTCCCTGGAGTTCACCAGTGCTGCCCAAATTGCCGGCACCAAGCTGTACTACCAACGAGGCGTAGAGGGCGACAACCTTCCCGAGTCCATCATCGGCCGCGGACCCACCACCGAGCCCCTCGTCGTGGAG CTGATCAGCCAGGAGCCCAACCAGGGTGTGGAGTACGAGTACTACCTTCCCGTGGGACACCCCACAGAGGGATACGCCTGGAGCTTCGGATCTTGGTCCGCCTGCAGCAAAGAGTGCGGAATTG GCTATCAGTCCAGAGCCGTCTACTGCTCCATCGACAACGAGGCCGTGCCCGACCACCTGTGCCCGTACTATGCCCGACCCGAGAGCAACAGAACCTGCAACCCTCAGGCCTGCCCTGTCACCTACGC CTGGAGAACCAGCGAGTGGACCGACTGCAACGTGGCATGCGGAGGCGGATTCCAGTATCGCGGCGTGGACTGTCTCTACAATGACGAGTCGGGACCCCGCGTGGTCGAGGACGCCTACTGCGCTCAGTACACTCAGGCACCCACTGACCAGCAGAAATGCAACATGCAGCGCTGCACCGACCACCCCGGAAGTGCG ATCATTTCCTACATCCCCTCTGAGAACGCCGTTCAGTGCCGCACCACCACCTACGGGTGCTGCTACGACCGCACCACCCCTGCTGCCGGGCCCAATGGAGAGGGCTGCCGTGACCCACCCGCACCTT TCGAGCGCTCCATCTGCTCACTGCCTAAGGCCGCTGGATCCTGCTCCAGCTGGACGGCGCGCTACTTCTTTGATGTTCTAAGCGGCAAGTGTACCGAGTTCTGGTACGGAGGCTGCCACGGCAACAGCAATCACTTTGCAACACAGGAGGAGTGCCACAGGGTCTGCCACGAGCCTAATGGCAATGGAAACGGCAATGGAAACGGAAATGGAAACGGAAACGGAAACGGAAATGGAAATGGTGACGGTGACGGTAACGGTAACGGCCACGCCAATGGAAATGGCAATGGTAATGGCCGCACCAATGGAAATGGCAACGGCCACACCAACGGAAACGGAAATGGTAACGGTTACACAAACGGAAACGGTAACGGCCGCTCAAATGGAAATGGCAACGGTAATGGCCGCACCAACGGAAACGGTAACGGCAACGGCCACACCAACGGAAATGGCAATGGTAACGGTTACTCAAACGGCAATGGAAATGGTAACGGCCACCCCAACGGCAATGGAAACGGTAACGGCCACCCCAACGGCAATGGCAATGGCAATGGAAACGGTAACGGCCACCCCAACGGCAATGGAAACGGTAACGGCCACCCCAACGGCAATGGCAATGGAAACGGTAACGGCCACCCCAACGGAAATGGAAACGGTAACGGCCACCCCAACGGAAATGGAAACGATAACGGCCACCCCAATGGCAATGGAAACGGTAACGGCCACCCCAACGGCAATGGCAATGGAAACGGTAACGGCCATCCCAACGGCAACGGCAATGGTAATGGTTACTCAAACGGCAATGGAAACGGTAACGGCCGCACCAACGGCAATGGAAACGGTAACGGACGCCCCAACGGCAATGGAAACGGTAACGGCCGCCCCAACGGCAATGGCAATGGTAACGGTTACTCAAACGGCAATGGAAACGGTAACGGCCACCCCAATGGAAACGGTAACGGCCACCCCAACGGCAATGGTAACGGTTACTCAAACGGCAATGGAAACGGTAACGGCCACCCCAACGGCAATGGCAATGGAAACGGTAACGGCCACCCCAACGG CAACGGTAACGGGCACACCAACGGAAATGGCAACGGTCGCTCCAACGGAAATGGAAACGGTAACGGCCGCAACGGTAATGGTCACTCCAACGGTAATGGAAACGGAAATGGAAACGGTAATGGAAATGGTTACCCAAACGGTAACGGAAATGGCCGCTCCAACGGATATGGACAGCGCGCCAACGGAAATGGCAACGGCAACGGAAATGGCGAGGACTACAACGGAAACGGCCACGACAACGGAAACGGCAATGGCCGCTCCAATGGTCACACCCAGAGGGTAGCATCCAGCGTGGCCCACACTGCCCACAAGGCCCGCTTTGTCTTGAAAGCCCGCAGGCCTCACTTTATCACCGTGAAAAAGCACCTTATCCCCGCAGCCAG TTTGACTTTGCCAGCCCAGGTCAAGATTGACCAGTCGGACCCGTCCGCCGTAGAGGCCCTGGCGGGCCAGACGGTGGTGCTGCCCTGCAGAGTCAGCCCACCGCCCAGTTCCACCGTGGCGCTCCAGTGGAGCAAGGACGGAGCCGCATTGACATCACGCAG ACATCAACAGCAGCCCAACGGTTCGCTGCTGCTCGGCCCTGTCAGCAAGTCGGACGAAGGCTGGTTCTTGTGTGTGGCCACCAAGGAGCAGGAAAGAGACCACCGCTACGTTTACCTGACTGTCTCAG AGGGAGCGTCCCGGCCGCAGCCCACCTCCTTGCCGACGGACGAGCTTTCGCCAGG GTTCACCCTGGAGCGCTCGGCCGCATCCTTGCTGGAGATGCGAGCGGGACAGGCGGCCCGACTGCCGTGCACCGTCGTACCCGCAACCTCACTCAGATACGTCAGCATACAATGGAGCCGAGACGGACGCACACTCAGCGACTCCAG GTTTGTCCAGCAGTTAGATGGCACACTGCTCATTGAGTCACTTCGGACTGAGGACGCCGGTGTGTACACTTGCTCCGCCTCCACGCAGCATCAGCTGGAGCAGAGACGCGTACATCTCAGAGTTCAAG CTGCCTTGCGGATCACCAAAGCTCCCGACAACATCCAAGTACCTGAAGGCAGCACGGCACTGCTACCCTGCGTGGCGTCGGGAGTCGACGTAAGCATCGGCTGGTCCAG GAACGGCGTCCCAGTGCGTCCGGACGGACGTAAGGTCCAGGTGTCTGCCGACGGGAGCCTGATCCTCAACAATGTGCAGGCATCCGACGAGGGCACCTACACGTGCAACGCCTACGCCGGCATCTACTCGGCCAGCGCCTCGGCTGACGTGCGCCTCctcaaaaatgtgcaaacag GCGGGGTTATGACATCACCATCGGGGACGCCGTGCTTGGACCAGCCTGAATTGGCCAACTGCGAGCTGGTGGTCTACGCCCAGCTGTGCGCCAACCAGTACTACGCTGCCTTCTGTTGTGCCAGCTGTGCCCGCCAAGCACGCAGCGGTGACAGGTTAGCTCGGTGA